A single Filimonas effusa DNA region contains:
- a CDS encoding 4-hydroxy-3-methylbut-2-enyl diphosphate reductase, with translation MKQFNVPNIYRSGLISAIKQHRKQQDKLKKDFTPTLLDFGPVQIYLARHFGFCYGVENAIEIAFNTIDANPGKRIFLLSEMIHNPQVNADLQERGVQFLQDTYGRQLIPFDDITPNDVVIIPAFGTTLEIEALLESKGIPTHKYNTTCPFVEKVWNRSEQIAQKGYSIVVHGKPKHEETRATFSHASSHTPTIIINDMAEAKELAKYITGEKAPADFYEQFKGRYSKGFQAEKDLRRIGVVNQTTQLATDTQAIADFLKQEIRSHYQLDDTTIGERFADTRDTLCYATNDNQSAVAGMLETPADLAIVVGGYNSSNTSHLVELCEQRLPTYFIDSPEKIISREELLHCNWQTKETTLVKQFLPQSTPVRILITSGASCPDAVVEQVINKLVNFFDADKTVAAVEANFVN, from the coding sequence ATGAAGCAATTCAACGTTCCAAATATCTATCGCAGCGGTCTCATCAGCGCCATCAAACAGCATCGTAAACAACAGGATAAGTTGAAAAAGGACTTTACCCCTACGTTGCTCGATTTCGGCCCGGTTCAGATCTATCTCGCCCGCCACTTCGGCTTCTGCTATGGCGTAGAGAACGCGATTGAAATTGCTTTTAACACCATAGACGCCAACCCCGGTAAACGCATTTTCCTCCTCTCCGAAATGATCCATAACCCCCAGGTGAATGCCGATCTCCAGGAAAGAGGCGTTCAGTTTTTACAGGATACCTATGGCCGTCAGTTGATACCGTTCGACGACATTACTCCAAACGACGTGGTCATCATCCCCGCCTTCGGCACTACGCTTGAAATCGAAGCCTTACTCGAAAGTAAAGGCATCCCAACTCATAAATACAATACCACCTGCCCGTTTGTAGAAAAGGTCTGGAACCGTAGTGAGCAGATAGCTCAAAAAGGATATAGCATTGTAGTACACGGAAAACCCAAACACGAAGAAACAAGGGCTACCTTTTCTCACGCATCATCACACACGCCCACCATCATCATCAACGATATGGCGGAAGCAAAGGAACTCGCAAAATATATCACCGGCGAAAAAGCCCCGGCTGATTTCTATGAACAGTTCAAAGGCCGCTACAGCAAAGGATTCCAGGCAGAAAAAGACCTCCGGCGCATCGGTGTTGTCAACCAAACCACACAACTGGCAACCGATACCCAGGCAATAGCCGACTTCCTGAAACAGGAGATCAGGTCACACTACCAGTTAGATGATACAACCATAGGAGAACGCTTTGCCGATACACGCGACACTTTGTGTTATGCCACCAACGACAACCAGTCCGCTGTTGCAGGCATGCTCGAAACCCCTGCCGACCTGGCTATTGTAGTAGGCGGTTACAACTCCTCCAACACCTCACACCTCGTTGAACTGTGTGAGCAGCGTTTACCAACTTATTTTATCGATAGTCCCGAAAAGATCATCAGCCGCGAAGAATTGTTGCACTGTAACTGGCAAACAAAAGAAACAACACTCGTAAAACAGTTCCTGCCACAAAGCACACCAGTCCGCA
- a CDS encoding NAD(P)-dependent oxidoreductase, with amino-acid sequence MKIALIGATGFVGANLLKEALQRGHEVTAIVRDPSKLTVTDQHLNIVKGDVNNVDDLAGLLKGHDLVLSAYNAGWTNPNLYADFLAGCKDIEAATVKSGVKRLIVIGGAGSLYINGAQLVDGPHFPEAFKPGATAARDYLNILKNNQELDWTFFSPAIEMHQGITTGRTGKYRLGTDEPVFDAHGKSILSGEDLAVAVIDEVENKQFLKKRFTAAY; translated from the coding sequence ATGAAGATTGCACTAATCGGCGCCACAGGATTTGTAGGTGCCAACCTGCTTAAAGAAGCGTTACAAAGAGGACATGAAGTAACTGCCATCGTGCGCGACCCGTCCAAATTAACGGTAACAGATCAGCATCTGAATATCGTTAAAGGCGATGTGAACAACGTCGATGATTTAGCCGGCCTGCTCAAAGGCCACGACCTCGTATTAAGCGCCTACAACGCCGGATGGACCAACCCAAATCTCTACGCCGATTTCCTGGCGGGTTGTAAAGATATTGAAGCAGCTACTGTTAAATCCGGTGTTAAACGTCTTATCGTCATCGGCGGAGCAGGCAGCTTATATATCAACGGCGCACAGCTGGTCGATGGCCCCCATTTCCCCGAAGCCTTCAAACCCGGCGCTACCGCTGCAAGAGACTACCTGAATATCCTCAAAAACAACCAGGAACTGGATTGGACTTTCTTCAGCCCCGCTATCGAAATGCACCAGGGCATCACCACCGGCCGCACCGGTAAATACCGCCTCGGCACCGACGAACCCGTTTTCGATGCTCATGGCAAAAGCATATTATCAGGCGAAGACCTCGCCGTAGCAGTCATCGACGAAGTCGAAAACAAACAATTCCTGAAAAAAAGATTCACAGCAGCTTACTAA
- a CDS encoding Rrf2 family transcriptional regulator produces MNNARFQVSIHILTLLERAGNELLSSDYIAGSININPAIVRKEISNLKKYGFIDSKEGKNGGSTLARPARDILLSEIYMAVKPAALLGSNKNEPNPYCPVGRQINQHIGSLFAAAEAALVNELNQTSLAAFSGKFS; encoded by the coding sequence ATGAACAATGCCCGCTTCCAGGTTTCCATCCACATCCTTACACTGCTCGAGCGGGCTGGCAACGAGTTACTGTCATCCGATTATATCGCAGGCAGCATCAATATCAACCCCGCCATCGTTCGCAAAGAGATCAGTAACCTTAAAAAATATGGTTTTATAGACAGTAAAGAAGGAAAAAATGGCGGCAGTACTTTGGCCCGCCCAGCTCGCGATATCCTGTTATCAGAAATTTATATGGCAGTTAAACCTGCAGCGCTGTTGGGCTCCAATAAAAATGAACCTAACCCTTATTGCCCCGTTGGACGGCAGATTAATCAGCACATCGGATCTCTCTTTGCAGCTGCAGAAGCTGCACTGGTGAATGAATTAAACCAAACCAGCCTGGCAGCCTTCTCAGGAAAGTTCTCCTGA
- a CDS encoding ABC-F family ATP-binding cassette domain-containing protein, with amino-acid sequence MHYVSAEGLTKSYGVNPLFRNISFHINEGDKIALIARNGVGKSTLLRILTGQETPDSGKLFIHKDVTVALFEQDPKFDENRTVLENIFHVNHPVLNVIREYEAAAEAEDGEAMAELFGKMDDLNAWEFEVKVKQILSKLNVHHLQQKVSDLSGGQRKRVALAKTLIDIGFEHKHTLLMMDEPTNHLDVEMIEWLENYLNQENVTLLLVTHDRYFLDAVSEEIWELERENLYVYTGDYETYMERKAARIESEQASIDKAKNEYRKELEWMRKQPKARTTKSKSRQDSFYDVEARAKQKIEDAQVQLQVKMSRLGGKVIEAKKVYKSYGDLAILKGFDHTFSKGERVGVIGKNGVGKSTFLNILQQLEPADSGKINVGDTIVFGNFSQQGLVIKENVRVIEYVKNIAENFPLANGGSLSAAQFLELFLFTPDKQYTYVNSLSGGEKKRLQLLSVLFQNPNFLILDEPTNDLDLPTLAVLENFLSEYKGCVLIVSHDRYFMDRLVDHLFVFEGDGVVRDFPGNYSNYRIWLKENDKKENKWQVLEAHKSQGKSLEDASGKPVSIMPEAVPGAAKKKASFKEKREFELLEKEMPALETEKEQLTAQMGAAGLSFEQLNQLSARIGEITALLEEKELRWLELSELM; translated from the coding sequence ATGCATTATGTTTCAGCTGAAGGGCTTACAAAGAGTTATGGTGTTAATCCTTTATTCAGGAATATTTCTTTCCATATCAATGAAGGTGATAAGATTGCGTTGATAGCCCGTAACGGGGTAGGTAAATCGACCTTACTGCGAATTTTAACCGGCCAGGAGACACCTGATTCGGGTAAACTGTTCATACATAAGGATGTTACTGTTGCGTTATTTGAGCAGGATCCCAAGTTTGATGAAAACAGGACTGTACTTGAGAATATATTTCATGTGAACCACCCGGTACTAAACGTGATCAGGGAGTATGAAGCGGCAGCCGAGGCGGAGGATGGTGAGGCGATGGCGGAGTTATTCGGAAAAATGGATGATCTGAATGCCTGGGAGTTTGAGGTGAAGGTAAAGCAGATCCTCAGCAAGCTGAATGTACATCATTTGCAGCAGAAGGTATCGGACCTGAGTGGTGGGCAGCGTAAGCGGGTGGCATTGGCGAAAACGCTGATAGATATAGGGTTTGAGCATAAGCATACGTTGCTTATGATGGATGAACCTACCAACCATCTTGATGTGGAGATGATAGAGTGGCTTGAAAACTATCTGAACCAGGAGAATGTTACGTTGCTGCTGGTAACGCACGACCGTTATTTTCTCGATGCGGTGAGTGAAGAGATCTGGGAGCTGGAACGGGAGAATCTTTATGTTTATACAGGTGATTACGAGACTTATATGGAGCGTAAGGCTGCGCGTATTGAGAGTGAGCAGGCCAGTATTGACAAGGCTAAGAACGAATACCGTAAAGAGCTGGAGTGGATGCGTAAGCAGCCTAAGGCGCGTACTACCAAGAGTAAGAGCCGCCAGGATAGTTTTTACGATGTAGAGGCCAGGGCCAAACAGAAGATCGAAGATGCGCAGGTGCAGCTACAAGTGAAGATGAGCCGTTTGGGAGGTAAGGTTATTGAAGCCAAGAAAGTTTACAAGAGCTATGGTGATCTGGCCATTTTAAAGGGTTTTGATCATACCTTCTCGAAAGGGGAAAGAGTTGGGGTGATAGGTAAGAACGGTGTTGGTAAGAGTACCTTTCTGAATATATTGCAGCAATTGGAGCCTGCGGACAGTGGTAAGATAAATGTGGGTGATACTATTGTGTTCGGTAACTTTTCGCAGCAGGGACTTGTAATAAAAGAAAACGTGCGTGTTATAGAATACGTGAAGAATATTGCAGAAAATTTTCCCCTTGCCAATGGCGGCAGTTTAAGTGCTGCGCAGTTCCTGGAGTTATTCCTGTTCACTCCTGACAAGCAATATACTTATGTGAATTCGCTGAGTGGTGGAGAGAAGAAAAGGCTGCAATTGTTGTCTGTTTTGTTTCAAAACCCGAATTTCCTCATACTGGATGAGCCTACCAATGACCTGGATTTGCCTACACTGGCGGTGCTGGAGAATTTCCTGAGTGAGTATAAGGGGTGTGTGCTTATTGTTAGTCATGACCGTTACTTTATGGACAGGCTTGTTGATCACCTGTTTGTTTTTGAGGGGGATGGCGTTGTAAGAGATTTTCCGGGCAACTATAGCAATTACCGGATCTGGCTTAAGGAAAATGACAAGAAGGAGAACAAGTGGCAGGTGCTGGAGGCGCATAAGAGCCAGGGGAAATCGCTTGAAGATGCTTCGGGCAAGCCTGTTAGTATAATGCCGGAAGCTGTGCCTGGTGCGGCAAAGAAGAAAGCAAGCTTTAAAGAAAAGCGTGAGTTTGAGTTGCTGGAAAAGGAGATGCCTGCATTGGAAACTGAAAAGGAGCAACTCACTGCGCAGATGGGAGCAGCGGGTTTATCGTTTGAGCAATTGAATCAATTAAGTGCCCGTATTGGTGAGATTACAGCGTTGTTGGAAGAGAAAGAATTGCGTTGGCTGGAATTAAGTGAATTAATGTAG